In one Micromonospora polyrhachis genomic region, the following are encoded:
- the infB gene encoding translation initiation factor IF-2, with product MAGKARVHELAKELGVESKTVLAKLKEMGEFVKSASSTVEAPVARRLRGAFVASSGSGSPAPTAPPAAAPATTPTPPPPSPGEPRISAKPGPPRRPGPPPAKPKGPVPGPPSGTAAPAKPASAHDIEVAAAEARAAALKAEQEAAVKAAQAARQRDTVRREPPADGTSRPKPGPGAIPPRPGSPAAAPRPGTPGAPTPGPGRSGGRPPARSGGNNPFGITPGGQRPAASGGPRPNPASMPPRPSPASMPPRPSPASMPSQRPGRPGGPGAGTGRPGGGGAGRPGGGGGGGGYRGGPGGGGGGGGYRGGPGGAGGGGGYRGGPGGAGGGGGYRGGPGGGAPAGAGAGGAGRPGGGGRGRGGGAAGAFGRPGGKPARGRKSKKQRRQEFDNLSAPTMSSGAPRGQGQVVRLSRGASLSDFADKINANPGSLVQEMFNLGEMVTATQSCSDDTLLLLGEHLGFDVQIVSPEDEDRELLAQFNIDLDAEVAEDRLVSRAPVVTVMGHVDHGKTKLLDAIRKANVVAGEAGGITQHIGAYQVHVPHEGIDRAVTFIDTPGHEAFTAMRARGAQVTDIVVLVVAADDGVMPQTIEALNHAKAADVPIVVAVNKVDKPEANPDKVRQQLTEYGLVAEEYGGETMFVNVAAKPGIGIDELLEAVLLTADASLELTAPIDGPAQGVAIEAHLDKGRGAVATVLVQKGTLRAGDSIVAGGAHGRVRAMLDENGNPVAEAGPSRPVMVLGLTAVPGAGDTFLAAEDDRTVRQIAEQRQARRRAASFANSRGRATLETLMEQLKEGEKTSLNLVLKGDGSGSVEALEDALFKIDIPEEVQLRIIHRGVGAITESDVNLASASTEAVTIIGFNVRASNKVREMADREGVEIRYYTVIYQAIEEIDAALKGLLKPEYEEVGLGSAEIRDVFRSSKIGNISGCIVRSGVIRRNAKARLLRDGAVVADNLTISSLKRFKDDATEVREGFECGLTLGSYNNVQVGDVIETFEMREKPRS from the coding sequence GTGGCAGGCAAGGCCCGCGTACACGAGCTGGCAAAAGAGCTCGGGGTCGAAAGTAAGACCGTTCTCGCCAAGTTGAAGGAAATGGGCGAGTTCGTGAAGTCCGCATCCAGCACCGTCGAGGCGCCGGTCGCCCGTCGGCTGCGTGGTGCGTTCGTCGCGTCGTCGGGTTCAGGTTCCCCGGCGCCGACCGCCCCACCGGCGGCGGCTCCGGCGACCACCCCGACGCCTCCGCCGCCGAGCCCCGGCGAGCCGAGGATCTCCGCCAAGCCCGGGCCGCCGCGTCGGCCCGGTCCGCCCCCGGCCAAGCCCAAGGGCCCGGTTCCCGGCCCGCCGTCGGGAACTGCCGCTCCGGCCAAGCCGGCGAGCGCGCACGACATCGAGGTGGCGGCCGCCGAGGCGCGTGCCGCAGCTCTCAAGGCTGAGCAGGAAGCAGCCGTGAAGGCCGCCCAGGCCGCCCGGCAGCGGGACACCGTCCGTCGGGAACCGCCGGCCGACGGCACGTCTCGGCCGAAGCCGGGTCCGGGTGCCATCCCGCCGCGTCCGGGTTCGCCGGCTGCGGCCCCCCGCCCGGGCACCCCGGGTGCGCCCACGCCTGGCCCGGGTCGTTCCGGCGGTCGGCCGCCGGCGCGTAGCGGTGGAAACAACCCGTTCGGTATCACCCCGGGCGGTCAGCGTCCGGCAGCGTCCGGCGGTCCCCGTCCCAACCCGGCGTCCATGCCGCCGCGGCCCAGCCCGGCGTCCATGCCGCCGCGGCCCAGCCCGGCGTCGATGCCGAGCCAGCGCCCCGGTCGTCCTGGCGGCCCCGGTGCCGGTACGGGTCGCCCCGGTGGCGGTGGCGCCGGTCGTCCTGGTGGTGGCGGCGGTGGCGGTGGCTACCGTGGCGGTCCTGGTGGTGGCGGCGGTGGCGGTGGCTACCGTGGCGGTCCTGGTGGTGCTGGCGGTGGCGGTGGCTACCGTGGCGGTCCTGGTGGTGCCGGCGGTGGCGGTGGCTACCGTGGCGGCCCCGGTGGTGGCGCGCCGGCCGGCGCGGGTGCCGGCGGTGCCGGTCGTCCCGGTGGCGGTGGCCGTGGTCGCGGCGGCGGTGCCGCGGGTGCCTTCGGGCGTCCGGGTGGCAAGCCGGCCCGCGGTCGCAAGTCCAAGAAGCAGCGCAGACAAGAATTCGACAACCTGTCCGCGCCGACCATGAGCTCGGGTGCCCCCCGGGGTCAGGGTCAGGTCGTACGGTTGTCGCGCGGTGCTTCGCTGTCGGACTTCGCTGACAAGATCAACGCCAACCCGGGTTCGCTGGTCCAGGAGATGTTCAACCTGGGCGAGATGGTCACAGCGACCCAGTCGTGCTCCGACGACACCCTGCTGCTGCTGGGTGAGCACCTCGGTTTCGACGTGCAGATCGTCAGCCCGGAGGACGAGGACCGCGAGCTGCTCGCGCAGTTCAACATCGACCTCGACGCCGAGGTCGCCGAGGACCGCCTGGTCAGCCGTGCGCCGGTAGTGACCGTCATGGGTCACGTCGACCACGGTAAGACCAAGCTGCTCGACGCGATCCGCAAGGCGAACGTCGTGGCCGGCGAGGCAGGTGGCATCACCCAGCACATCGGTGCCTACCAGGTGCACGTGCCGCACGAGGGCATCGACCGCGCGGTGACCTTCATCGACACCCCGGGTCACGAGGCGTTCACCGCCATGCGTGCCCGTGGTGCCCAGGTCACCGACATCGTGGTGCTGGTGGTCGCCGCCGACGACGGCGTCATGCCGCAGACGATCGAGGCGCTCAACCACGCCAAGGCGGCCGACGTGCCGATCGTGGTGGCGGTCAACAAGGTCGACAAGCCGGAGGCCAACCCGGACAAGGTCCGCCAGCAGCTGACCGAGTACGGCCTGGTCGCCGAGGAGTACGGCGGCGAGACCATGTTCGTCAACGTGGCGGCGAAGCCGGGTATCGGCATCGACGAACTGCTCGAAGCGGTGTTGCTGACCGCCGACGCGTCGTTGGAGCTGACCGCTCCGATCGACGGCCCGGCTCAGGGTGTGGCCATCGAGGCGCACCTGGACAAGGGTCGCGGTGCGGTGGCGACGGTGCTGGTCCAGAAGGGCACGCTGCGGGCAGGTGACTCGATCGTCGCCGGTGGGGCGCACGGTCGGGTGCGGGCCATGCTCGACGAGAACGGCAATCCGGTCGCTGAGGCGGGTCCGTCCCGCCCGGTGATGGTGCTCGGTCTGACCGCCGTGCCGGGCGCGGGGGACACGTTCCTCGCGGCCGAGGACGACCGGACCGTGCGGCAGATCGCCGAGCAGCGTCAGGCCCGGCGGCGGGCGGCGAGCTTCGCCAACTCGCGGGGTCGGGCGACCCTGGAGACGCTCATGGAGCAGCTCAAGGAGGGCGAGAAGACCTCGCTCAACCTGGTGCTCAAGGGCGACGGTTCGGGTTCGGTCGAGGCGCTCGAGGACGCGCTGTTCAAGATCGACATTCCGGAGGAGGTCCAGCTCAGGATCATCCACCGGGGCGTCGGCGCGATCACCGAGAGCGACGTCAACCTGGCGAGCGCGTCCACCGAGGCCGTCACGATCATCGGCTTCAACGTGCGGGCCTCCAACAAGGTCCGCGAGATGGCCGACCGCGAGGGCGTGGAGATCCGGTACTACACCGTTATCTACCAGGCCATCGAGGAGATCGACGCGGCGCTCAAGGGCCTGCTCAAGCCGGAGTACGAGGAGGTCGGGCTGGGCAGCGCGGAAATCCGCGACGTCTTCCGCTCGTCCAAGATCGGCAACATCTCCGGATGTATCGTGCGGTCCGGCGTCATCCGCCGCAACGCCAAGGCGCGGCTGCTGCGCGACGGGGCGGTCGTGGCGGACAACCTCACGATCAGCTCGCTCAAGCGGTTCAAGGACGACGCCACCGAGGTCCGCGAGGGCTTCGAGTGCGGTCTGACCCTGGGTAGTTACAACAATGTCCAGGTCGGTGACGTCATCGAGACCTTCGAGATGCGGGAGAAGCCCCGCAGCTGA
- a CDS encoding YlxR family protein produces the protein MVRRAWPVRTCVGCRRRAPAHELLRIVAVSDGAGYSLRPDPARRLSGRGAHLHPEPACLALAQRRRAFGRALRITGVPDMGELTRHIDALATTPDHPTGRGSHSKQGRTTDMSTR, from the coding sequence GTGGTACGACGTGCGTGGCCGGTGCGCACCTGTGTGGGATGCCGGCGACGCGCGCCGGCTCATGAGTTGCTGCGGATCGTCGCGGTCAGCGATGGGGCTGGTTACAGCCTTCGACCCGATCCGGCCCGCAGACTGTCGGGTCGGGGAGCACATCTGCATCCCGAGCCGGCTTGCCTCGCGTTGGCACAGCGGCGTCGAGCCTTCGGGCGGGCGTTGCGGATCACCGGTGTTCCTGACATGGGTGAGCTGACCAGGCATATCGACGCGTTAGCCACTACGCCCGATCATCCGACCGGGCGAGGGTCGCACAGCAAGCAAGGTAGGACGACCGACATGAGCACACGATGA
- the nusA gene encoding transcription termination factor NusA has product MNIDLAALRALEREREIPLDTILAAIESALLTAYRHTEGAQAHARVEIDRKTGVALVYAQEVDEEGTVVREVDDTPHDFGRIAAMTAKQVILQRLREATDEVHFGEYVGRDGDLVTGVVQAHEARAEKGIVSVDLGKVEAVLPQSEQVPGERYEHGERIRCVVVHVAKGLRGPQITLSRTHPNLVKKLFALEVPEIADGTVEIAAIAREAGHRTKIAVRSTVPGVNAKGACIGPMGQRVRAVMSELHGEKIDIIDWSEDPANFVGNALSPAKALRVEVVDAASRTARVTVPDFQLSLAIGREGQNARLAARLTGWRIDIRPDVEQTAGSVPNASRGGADHVPEPGGAISAG; this is encoded by the coding sequence GTGAACATCGACCTCGCGGCGCTGCGCGCACTGGAGCGTGAGCGGGAGATCCCGCTCGACACGATCCTCGCGGCGATCGAGTCCGCGTTGTTGACCGCGTACCGGCACACCGAGGGCGCGCAGGCGCACGCCCGGGTGGAGATCGACCGTAAGACCGGGGTGGCGCTCGTCTACGCCCAGGAGGTCGACGAGGAGGGCACGGTCGTACGCGAGGTGGACGACACCCCGCACGACTTCGGTCGGATTGCCGCCATGACCGCCAAGCAGGTGATCCTCCAGCGGTTGCGGGAGGCCACCGACGAGGTGCACTTCGGCGAGTACGTCGGCCGGGACGGTGACCTGGTCACCGGCGTGGTGCAGGCGCACGAGGCGCGGGCCGAGAAGGGCATCGTCAGCGTCGACCTGGGCAAGGTCGAGGCGGTGCTGCCCCAGTCCGAGCAGGTGCCCGGCGAGCGGTACGAGCACGGTGAGCGCATCCGGTGCGTGGTGGTGCACGTGGCGAAGGGGCTGCGGGGACCGCAGATCACCCTGTCGCGTACCCACCCCAACCTGGTGAAGAAGCTCTTCGCGCTGGAGGTGCCGGAGATCGCAGACGGTACTGTCGAGATCGCCGCGATCGCCCGCGAGGCCGGCCATCGGACCAAGATCGCGGTACGCTCGACGGTCCCCGGTGTCAACGCCAAGGGTGCCTGTATCGGGCCGATGGGTCAGCGGGTGCGGGCGGTGATGAGCGAACTGCACGGCGAGAAGATCGACATCATCGACTGGTCGGAGGATCCGGCCAACTTCGTCGGCAACGCACTGTCGCCGGCCAAGGCGCTGCGGGTCGAGGTGGTCGACGCGGCGAGTCGTACCGCTCGGGTCACGGTGCCCGATTTCCAGCTCTCCCTGGCCATCGGCCGAGAGGGGCAGAACGCACGGCTCGCGGCCCGGCTGACCGGCTGGCGAATCGACATTCGACCCGATGTCGAGCAGACTGCCGGTTCGGTGCCGAACGCTTCCCGGGGCGGTGCTGATCACGTTCCTGAACCGGGCGGAGCGATCTCGGCCGGCTAG
- the rimP gene encoding ribosome maturation factor RimP, whose product MTQRGRAAARPAAGPRAGGRPRSDLGARRARLRAVIEPVVNAAGYDLEDVSVTRAGRRHVVRVIVDGDGGVSLDAVAEVSRAVSAALDTAEETGGDLVAGEYQLEVSSPGVDRPLTLPRHWRRNVGRLVKVTARGAGGVPGQRAADQPSTDRQITARVIAADDDRVVFDLDGQQDEWTYPDLGPGRVQVEFSRLDTVADEDLDEFDDFDDDEDVEGEER is encoded by the coding sequence ATGACGCAGCGTGGTCGTGCTGCCGCCCGTCCGGCGGCTGGCCCGCGCGCTGGCGGGCGTCCCCGGTCCGACCTGGGCGCGCGCCGGGCCCGGTTGCGCGCCGTGATCGAGCCGGTGGTGAACGCCGCCGGTTACGACCTGGAGGACGTGTCGGTGACCCGGGCCGGGCGCCGGCACGTCGTACGGGTGATCGTCGACGGCGATGGTGGGGTGAGTCTCGACGCGGTGGCCGAGGTGTCCCGCGCGGTCTCCGCCGCCCTCGACACCGCCGAGGAGACCGGTGGTGACCTGGTCGCCGGGGAATACCAGCTGGAGGTCAGCTCTCCCGGGGTGGACCGGCCGCTGACCCTGCCCCGGCACTGGCGGCGCAATGTCGGTCGCCTGGTGAAGGTCACCGCGCGCGGCGCGGGCGGCGTGCCCGGGCAGCGTGCTGCGGACCAGCCATCGACGGACCGGCAGATCACCGCCCGGGTGATCGCGGCCGATGACGACCGGGTCGTGTTCGACCTGGACGGCCAACAGGATGAATGGACCTATCCGGATCTTGGGCCCGGGCGGGTGCAGGTGGAGTTCAGCCGCTTGGACACCGTGGCTGACGAGGATCTGGACGAGTTCGACGACTTCGACGACGACGAAGATGTGGAGGGCGAGGAGAGGTGA
- a CDS encoding ferritin-like domain-containing protein, translated as MNQQLATALAAEHAAIFAYGAIGVRLSGAARREARAAETAHRNRRDTLVTLLTREGATPPAPEPAYTLPFPVTDRASALRLAITVEERTAAAWRAALPTTTDTERAEALTGLTDCAVRATRFRKQAGVTPATVPFPGRSA; from the coding sequence ATGAACCAGCAACTCGCCACGGCACTCGCCGCCGAACACGCGGCGATCTTCGCGTACGGGGCGATCGGCGTACGCCTGTCCGGAGCGGCCCGGCGGGAGGCCCGGGCGGCGGAGACGGCGCACCGCAACCGTCGGGACACCCTGGTGACGCTGCTCACCCGGGAAGGGGCCACCCCGCCAGCACCGGAACCGGCGTACACCCTGCCGTTCCCGGTGACCGACCGGGCCAGCGCGCTGCGACTCGCGATCACGGTCGAGGAACGGACGGCCGCCGCCTGGCGGGCCGCTCTGCCGACGACCACCGACACGGAACGGGCCGAGGCGTTGACCGGCCTCACCGACTGCGCGGTTCGGGCCACCCGGTTCCGGAAGCAGGCGGGCGTCACCCCGGCCACCGTCCCCTTCCCCGGCCGAAGCGCCTGA
- a CDS encoding nitroreductase family deazaflavin-dependent oxidoreductase — protein sequence MSAFGSLVRRLGHQRWFAATGRFLVPVDRLVGRLTRGRVVGLGLVPSLIITTTGRKSGQPRSNPLVCVRDGDGFAVVGSNWGQRHQPAWVLNLMADPAATVTLKGRDIPVRAHLATGAERDRLWQLLITRWPAYQTYVERADGRQIRVFRLAPVTDTSSTEDDGRR from the coding sequence ATGTCCGCCTTCGGAAGCCTGGTCCGCCGCCTCGGCCACCAACGATGGTTCGCCGCCACCGGCCGGTTCCTGGTGCCCGTCGACCGCCTGGTGGGGCGGCTCACCCGAGGTCGGGTGGTCGGCCTGGGACTCGTACCGTCCCTGATCATCACCACCACCGGCCGCAAGTCCGGGCAACCCCGCAGCAACCCACTGGTGTGCGTCCGCGACGGCGACGGGTTTGCGGTGGTCGGCTCGAACTGGGGGCAGCGCCACCAGCCGGCCTGGGTGCTCAACCTGATGGCCGACCCGGCGGCCACCGTCACCCTCAAGGGCCGCGACATCCCGGTACGGGCACACTTGGCCACCGGGGCGGAGCGGGACCGGCTGTGGCAACTGCTGATCACCCGCTGGCCGGCCTACCAGACCTATGTGGAGCGTGCTGATGGTCGGCAGATCCGGGTGTTCCGGCTCGCACCGGTGACCGACACGTCTTCCACGGAGGACGACGGTCGTCGATAA
- a CDS encoding ArnT family glycosyltransferase: MRRQARRPVTPTEPSTGAEDPAPSPPERRSPPPIARTALATVAGLTVVVLLAVAGRYGYHRDELYYLFAGRHLAWGYDDQPPLLPALARLTDSLSGGSLTALRLPTAGVVGLTVLLVGLLTREMGGDRRAQLLAAITWATTGVTLVSGHLLSTTPYDILCWTMIAWLVVRWLRTRHDRLLLALGPVLGIGLQAKSLPLLFVAALAVAVLVSGPRELLRRPALWVAAAIAVALWAPNLWWQATHGWPQLEMSEVIRADTDGPLGVLASQFLIMGPPLAVIWIAGLWRLLRTADARPYRFLGWAYLIVLGLTLATGGREYYPAGAYPALFAAGAIATVGWLARGDRARRVALAGGLVVNAVANVAIALPIYPVRVMPHTPQAMINYDAGETIGWPELVATVADVHRSLPAAEQATAVILTSNYGEAGAIDKYGRPLGLPTPYSGHLNFWRWGPPADSTTGPVIAVGERVGRQLAPHCGSATVVVARHDNGYGVENEEQGESIWLCRGLDRPWSQLWPELRHLG, translated from the coding sequence ATGCGTAGGCAGGCACGGCGACCCGTAACGCCAACGGAACCGTCCACAGGGGCGGAGGATCCAGCCCCGTCACCGCCGGAGCGGAGAAGCCCACCCCCGATTGCCCGGACCGCACTGGCCACGGTTGCCGGACTCACCGTCGTCGTGTTGCTGGCCGTCGCCGGCCGGTACGGCTACCACCGGGACGAGCTCTACTACCTGTTCGCCGGGCGGCACCTGGCCTGGGGCTACGACGACCAGCCGCCGCTGCTGCCGGCACTGGCCCGACTGACCGACAGCCTGTCGGGTGGTTCGCTGACCGCACTACGGCTGCCCACCGCCGGAGTCGTCGGGCTCACGGTGTTGCTGGTCGGCCTGCTCACCCGCGAGATGGGGGGCGATCGCCGGGCGCAACTGCTCGCCGCGATCACCTGGGCCACCACCGGCGTCACCCTGGTCTCGGGTCACCTGCTCAGCACCACGCCGTACGACATCCTGTGCTGGACCATGATCGCCTGGCTGGTGGTCCGGTGGCTGCGTACCCGCCACGACCGGCTGCTGCTGGCGCTGGGTCCGGTGCTCGGGATCGGGTTGCAGGCCAAGAGCCTGCCCCTGCTGTTCGTCGCGGCCCTCGCCGTCGCTGTCCTGGTCAGCGGTCCACGGGAACTCCTGCGCCGGCCGGCGTTGTGGGTCGCGGCGGCCATCGCCGTCGCGCTGTGGGCACCGAACCTGTGGTGGCAGGCCACCCACGGCTGGCCACAGCTCGAGATGTCCGAGGTGATCCGGGCGGATACCGACGGTCCGCTCGGGGTGCTCGCATCGCAATTCCTGATCATGGGGCCGCCGCTGGCGGTGATCTGGATCGCCGGACTCTGGCGGCTGCTGCGTACCGCTGACGCCCGGCCGTACCGCTTCCTTGGCTGGGCATACCTGATCGTGCTCGGCCTGACCCTGGCCACCGGTGGTCGGGAGTACTACCCGGCCGGGGCGTACCCGGCGCTCTTCGCCGCCGGGGCGATCGCCACCGTCGGTTGGCTCGCCCGGGGCGACCGGGCCCGGCGGGTGGCGCTGGCCGGTGGCCTGGTCGTGAACGCCGTGGCCAACGTCGCCATCGCGCTGCCGATCTACCCGGTCCGGGTAATGCCGCACACGCCGCAGGCAATGATCAACTACGACGCCGGTGAGACCATCGGCTGGCCGGAACTGGTCGCCACGGTGGCGGACGTCCACCGGTCGCTGCCCGCCGCCGAACAGGCCACCGCCGTCATCCTGACCAGCAACTACGGCGAGGCCGGCGCGATCGACAAGTACGGACGACCGCTCGGACTGCCCACCCCGTACAGCGGTCATCTGAACTTCTGGCGGTGGGGTCCCCCGGCGGACAGCACCACCGGGCCGGTGATCGCCGTCGGCGAGCGGGTCGGCCGGCAGTTGGCCCCGCACTGCGGCTCGGCGACCGTGGTGGTCGCCCGCCACGACAACGGGTACGGCGTGGAGAACGAGGAGCAGGGCGAGTCGATCTGGCTCTGCCGAGGGCTCGACCGTCCCTGGTCACAGCTCTGGCCGGAGCTACGCCACCTCGGCTGA
- a CDS encoding VIT1/CCC1 transporter family protein, which produces MTETPAALIEHHHADVSGGWLRPAVFGAMDGLVTNIALIAGVGGGGVSPRNIVLTGVAGLVAGAISMGLGEYTSVRSANEQVAAEVAKERRELERHPEAEAQELADMWVKRGLPRHLAEEVATVIRNNPEEALRVHVREELGVDPDDQPSPWAAAISSFVCFSIGALIPLATYLLGFTNLWLALAVGGLGLFAAGAIVARYTNRSWWISGTRQLLLGGAAAIITYGVGKLIGVSGAIG; this is translated from the coding sequence ATGACCGAAACTCCTGCGGCCCTGATCGAGCACCACCACGCCGACGTCTCCGGCGGCTGGCTTCGGCCGGCCGTGTTCGGGGCGATGGACGGCCTGGTCACCAACATCGCGCTGATCGCCGGGGTGGGTGGTGGCGGTGTCTCGCCGCGCAACATCGTGCTGACCGGCGTTGCCGGGCTGGTCGCCGGGGCCATCTCGATGGGCCTGGGGGAGTACACCAGCGTCCGCTCGGCCAACGAGCAGGTGGCCGCCGAGGTGGCCAAGGAACGCCGCGAGTTGGAGCGCCACCCCGAGGCCGAGGCGCAGGAACTGGCCGACATGTGGGTCAAGCGTGGCCTGCCCCGGCACCTGGCCGAAGAGGTCGCGACGGTGATCAGGAACAACCCGGAGGAGGCGCTGCGGGTACACGTCCGCGAAGAGTTGGGCGTCGACCCGGATGACCAGCCGAGCCCGTGGGCAGCGGCCATCTCCTCGTTCGTGTGCTTCTCGATCGGGGCGTTGATCCCGCTGGCGACCTACCTGCTCGGCTTCACCAACCTGTGGTTGGCGCTCGCCGTCGGTGGTCTCGGCCTCTTCGCCGCAGGTGCCATCGTTGCTCGCTACACCAACCGGAGCTGGTGGATCAGCGGCACCCGGCAGTTGCTGCTGGGTGGGGCCGCCGCCATCATCACGTACGGGGTGGGCAAGCTGATTGGGGTCAGCGGCGCGATCGGCTGA
- the map gene encoding type I methionyl aminopeptidase: MTVRAPLTPGTLSPWRPVPSHIVRPEYVGKKRPKEWRGSHVQTPETVEKMRVASRLAAQATQLAGEHCKPGVTTDEIDRVVHEFLVDHGAYPSTLGYKGYPKSCCTSLNEVICHGIPDSTVIQDGDIVNVDVTAYIGGVHGDTNATFCVGEVAEEVSLLVERTREAMMRGIRAVAPGRQINVIGRVIESYAKRFGYGVVRDFTGHGIGESFHSGLYVPHYDSPRPTDVMEPGMTFTIEPMITLGTYEYDMWDDGWTVVTKDRRWTAQFEHTIVVTEDGHEILTLP; this comes from the coding sequence ATGACCGTCCGCGCGCCACTCACCCCAGGAACGCTCTCGCCATGGCGACCGGTGCCGTCCCACATCGTCCGACCGGAGTACGTGGGAAAGAAGCGGCCCAAGGAGTGGCGCGGCTCGCACGTACAAACGCCCGAGACGGTCGAGAAGATGCGGGTCGCCAGCAGGCTCGCCGCGCAGGCCACCCAGCTCGCCGGGGAGCACTGTAAGCCGGGCGTCACCACCGACGAGATCGACCGGGTGGTGCACGAGTTCCTCGTCGACCACGGTGCCTACCCGTCGACCCTCGGCTACAAGGGCTACCCCAAGTCGTGCTGCACCAGCCTCAACGAGGTGATCTGCCACGGCATCCCGGACTCGACGGTGATCCAGGACGGCGACATCGTCAACGTCGACGTCACGGCGTACATCGGTGGGGTGCACGGCGACACCAACGCCACCTTCTGCGTCGGTGAGGTCGCCGAGGAGGTCAGCCTGCTGGTCGAGCGCACCCGCGAGGCGATGATGCGGGGCATCCGCGCGGTCGCCCCGGGCCGACAGATCAACGTGATCGGCCGGGTGATCGAGTCGTACGCGAAGCGGTTCGGCTACGGCGTGGTTCGCGACTTCACCGGCCACGGCATCGGCGAGTCCTTCCACAGCGGCCTCTACGTGCCGCACTACGACAGCCCGCGGCCCACCGACGTGATGGAGCCGGGGATGACCTTCACCATCGAGCCGATGATCACCCTGGGCACCTACGAGTACGACATGTGGGACGACGGTTGGACGGTGGTCACCAAGGACCGCCGGTGGACGGCACAGTTCGAGCACACCATCGTGGTCACCGAGGACGGCCACGAGATCCTGACCCTGCCATGA
- a CDS encoding 3-oxoacyl-ACP reductase has product MRDRLADRVAVVTGAGSGIGLATVRRFAAEGARVVCVDIDAGSGQAAAEEVGGEFVACDVADEAQVRELFDGVAERHGRVDIAFNNAGISPPDDDSILVTGLEAWERVIRVNTTSVYLCCRYAIPHMQRQGKGSIINTASFVALMGAATSQIAYTASKGGVLALTRELGVQFAREGIRVNALCPGPIATPLLLDLFAKDPERAARRLVHVPMGRFGEPAEIAAAVAFLASDDASFMTAAQFVVDGGITGAYVTPL; this is encoded by the coding sequence GTGCGGGATCGACTGGCGGACCGGGTGGCGGTGGTCACCGGGGCAGGCAGCGGGATCGGGCTGGCCACCGTACGGCGGTTTGCCGCCGAAGGCGCGCGGGTGGTGTGCGTCGACATCGACGCCGGGTCCGGGCAGGCCGCCGCCGAGGAGGTCGGTGGCGAGTTCGTGGCCTGTGACGTGGCCGACGAGGCCCAGGTGCGGGAGCTGTTCGACGGGGTGGCCGAACGGCACGGCCGGGTCGACATCGCCTTCAACAACGCCGGCATCTCGCCGCCGGACGACGACTCGATCCTGGTCACCGGTCTGGAGGCGTGGGAACGGGTGATCCGGGTCAACACGACCAGCGTCTACCTCTGCTGCCGGTACGCGATTCCGCACATGCAACGGCAGGGCAAGGGTTCGATCATCAACACCGCTTCGTTCGTGGCGCTGATGGGTGCGGCCACGTCGCAGATCGCGTACACCGCCAGCAAGGGCGGGGTGCTCGCACTGACCCGGGAACTGGGCGTCCAGTTCGCCCGGGAGGGCATCCGGGTCAACGCGCTGTGCCCGGGGCCGATCGCCACCCCGCTGCTGCTCGACCTGTTCGCCAAGGACCCGGAGCGGGCCGCCCGCCGGCTGGTGCACGTGCCGATGGGCCGGTTCGGTGAGCCGGCCGAGATCGCCGCTGCCGTGGCCTTCCTGGCCAGCGACGACGCGTCGTTCATGACCGCTGCCCAGTTCGTCGTCGACGGTGGGATCACCGGCGCGTACGTCACCCCGCTGTGA